A window of Topomyia yanbarensis strain Yona2022 unplaced genomic scaffold, ASM3024719v1 HiC_scaffold_431, whole genome shotgun sequence contains these coding sequences:
- the LOC131695558 gene encoding NADH dehydrogenase [ubiquinone] 1 alpha subcomplex subunit 9, mitochondrial-like, translated as MASLILVNGINLAKQQTGALGIVCLKTNYSTDEPRKLKSTNLATLKRGTGGRSSFNGIVATVFGSTGFLGRYVCNKLGKIGSQVIIPYRGDHYDALRLKLVGDLGQVLFHPYHLCDEESIYKAVKYSNVVINLVGRDWETKNFTFQDVHVDGARRIARIAKQAGVEKFIHLSSMNATASPAPILKKDGSKFLKSKYYGELAVREEFPEAIIFRPSDIYGQEDRFLRYYSHIWRRQFRAMPLWYKGERTIKQPVFCSDVAQGIINAIKDPDTQGKTYQAVGPRRYKLSDLVDWFHREMRKDQDWWGYRRYDLRYDPTFMMRVRLTEFICPSFPVGELHTERVEREYVTDDVEKGVPTLEDLGVNMTLMEDQVPWELRPYRAALYYDAELGEFEKPIPPPFIH; from the exons ATGGCATCGCTAATCCTGGTAAACGGCATCAACCTTGCCA AACAGCAGACCGGAGCACTTGGAATCGTCTGTCTGAAGACCAATTACAGCACGGATGAACCACGCAAACTTAAAAGCACTAATTTGGCTACGCTGAAACGTGGTACTGGTGGTCGGTCCAGTTTCAATGGTATCGTTGCGACCGTGTTCGGCAGTACTGGATTTTTAGGACGCTATGTGTGTAACAAGCTCGGAAAAATTGGGTCCCAGGTGATCATCCCATACCGCGGTGACCATTATGATGCGTTGCGTCTTAAGCTTGTCGGGGATTTGGGCCAGGTACTATTCCATCCGTACCATCTTTGCGACGAAGAATCGATTTACAAAGCGGTCAAGTATTCGAATGTCGTGATTAATCTAGTTGGTCGCGATTGGGAGACGAAGAATTTCACCTTCCAGGACGTTCATGTGGATGGAGCCCGTCGAATAGCTCGCATCGCCAAGCAAGCTGGCGTAGAGAAATTCATTCATTTGTCTAGCATGAATGCCACTGCTAGTCCCGCACCAATTTTGAAAAAGGATGGTAGCAAATTTCTCAAGTCGAAATACTACGGAGAACTGGCGGTACGTGAAGAGTTCCCGGAGGCCATCATTTTCCGACCGTCGGATATCTATGGTCAAGAGGATCGTTTTTTGCGGTACTACTCGCACATTTGGCGCAGACAATTCCGTGCCATGCCGCTTTGGTATAAGGGTGAGCGAACTATCAAACAACCGGTCTTCTGTTCGGACGTTGCGCAAGGCATCATCAATGCGATCAAAGATCCGGACACCCAGGGCAAAACCTACCAAGCGGTCGGTCCACGCCGGTACAAGCTAAGCGACCTGGTCGACTGGTTCCACCGGGAGATGCGTAAGGACCAAGACTGGTGGGGCTACCGGCGCTATGATCTACGATACGATCCGACATTTATGATGAGGGTCCGTCTAACAGAATTCATCTGTCCGTCATTCCCCGTCGGCGAACTGCACACCGAACGAGTGGAGCGCGAGTACGTGACTGACGATGTCGAGAAGGGGGTTCCAACGCTAGAAGATTTAGGCGTCAATATGACGCTGATGGAGGACCAG GTTCCATGGGAGTTGAGACCATATCGAGCAGCCCTTTACTACGATGCTGAGTTGGGCGAGTTTGAGAAACCGATACCGCCACCGTTCATTCACTAA